A portion of the Edaphobacter bradus genome contains these proteins:
- a CDS encoding Flp family type IVb pilin: MINRFRSALLSLHNDQSGQDLIEYALVTALIAFGAVAGMGTVASAINNAFSTISSKLSSAL; the protein is encoded by the coding sequence ATGATTAATCGTTTTCGGTCTGCCCTCTTATCCCTTCACAACGATCAGTCTGGTCAAGATCTGATCGAATACGCTCTCGTAACCGCACTCATCGCTTTTGGCGCTGTGGCAGGTATGGGAACAGTCGCCAGCGCGATCAACAATGCTTTCAGCACTATCAGCAGCAAACTCAGCTCTGCACTCTAA